A genomic window from Salvia hispanica cultivar TCC Black 2014 chromosome 5, UniMelb_Shisp_WGS_1.0, whole genome shotgun sequence includes:
- the LOC125191203 gene encoding zinc finger CCCH domain-containing protein 20-like yields MMVGERSVGHTPPWADDPTTAINAIDDYSLFFQTDSLKALQRYLPSNSSDVVPDADSDGADFVPVDAHSCDNFRMFEFKVRKCARGRSHDWTECPFAHPGEKARRRDPRKFHYSGTACPEFRKGTCRKGDACEFSHGVFECWLHPARYRTQPCKDGMACKRRVCFFAHAPDQLRVLSPRAFIASPESVSPPMTESPPMSPTVSEMVASLRQLQLSKVNSMPSSWLGGCPSPRMLPGYFSVPTTPTRAVARPGLAWESEERVESGRKLRDKMFEKLSKENPLDRVEPDPNPDVDWVADLIN; encoded by the coding sequence ATGATGGTAGGAGAGAGAAGCGTTGGGCATACTCCGCCGTGGGCAGATGATCCGACCACCGCAATCAATGCAATCGACGACTACTCTTTATTCTTCCAGACCGACTCCTTGAAGGCGCTGCAGCGCTACTTACCTTCCAACTCAAGCGACGTCGTTCCGGATGCTGATTCGGACGGCGCAGACTTCGTTCCCGTGGACGCGCACTCATGCGATAACTTCCGCATGTTCGAGTTCAAGGTCCGCAAGTGCGCCCGCGGCCGTTCCCACGACTGGACCGAGTGCCCCTTCGCCCACCCGGGCGAGAAGGCCCGCCGCCGCGACCCCCGCAAGTTCCACTACTCCGGCACCGCCTGCCCGGAGTTCCGGAAGGGCACCTGCCGGAAGGGCGACGCCTGCGAGTTCTCCCACGGCGTCTTCGAGTGCTGGCTCCACCCGGCGCGTTACCGCACGCAGCCATGCAAGGACGGGATGGCCTGCAAGCGCCGCGTCTGCTTCTTCGCCCACGCGCCCGACCAGCTCCGCGTCCTCAGCCCACGCGCCTTCATCGCGTCGCCGGAGTCGGTCTCCCCGCCGATGACGGAGTCGCCGCCGATGTCGCCGACGGTGAGCGAGATGGTGGCGTCGCTGCGGCAGCTGCAGCTGAGCAAGGTGAATTCGATGCCGTCGTCGTGGCTCGGGGGGTGTCCGTCCCCGCGGATGCTGCCCGGGTATTTCAGCGTGCCCACGACCCCGACGAGGGCCGTGGCCCGGCCGGGGCTCGCGTGGGAGAGCGAGGAGCGGGTCGAGTCAGGGAGAAAGTTGCGGGACAAGATGTTTGAGAAGTTAAGCAAGGAGAATCCACTGGATCGGGTCGAGCCGGATCCAAACCCGGATGTGGACTGGGTGGCGGACCTGATCAATTGA
- the LOC125189484 gene encoding uncharacterized protein LOC125189484, producing MDSDNENFQRAIDEEFEELVAAVQAEADEEEAALAEAAAAAVPRPIYRQRYINRDHAGADQRLMEDYFGDNTPRYRCFTLRHDATGRPGLSTYQKCTVAIRQLAFAGPADMFDEYLQMGETTALKTLRQFCKSIKAIFKGEYLRKPTGEECQRLINMHGTVHHFPGMMGNIDCMHWEWRNCPVAWKGQFTSGLKGRHPTMILEVVADYRLRI from the exons ATGGATTCCGacaatgaaaattttcaacgaGCAATCGATGAGGAGTTCGAAGAACTCGTTGCAGCGGTGCAAGCTGAAGCggacgaggaggaggcggcattggcggaggcggcggcggcggcggtccCTCGGCCGATCTACCGTCAGAGGTATATCAACCGTGACCATGCCGGAGCCGACCAGCGGTTGATGGAAGACTACTTCGGCGATAACACCCCT CGGTACAGATGCTTCACCTTGCGTCATGATGCCACCGGTCGACCCGGATTGTCGACATATCAAAAGTGCACGGTGGCAATTAGGCAGCTTGCCTTTGCCGGGCCTGCTgacatgttcgacgaataTCTGCAGATGGGCGAAACGACTGCCCTTAAGACGCTGAGACAGTTTTGCAAGAGTATCAAAGCAATCTTCAAAGGGGAGTATCTACGGAAACCAACGGGCGAGGAATGCCAGCGACTGATAAATATGCACGGGACTGTGCATCATTTTCCGGGCATGATGGGCAACATCGATTGCATGCACTGGGAGTGGAGGAACTGCCCGGTGGCTTGGAAGGGGCAATTCACTTCTGGTTTAAAAGGGCGacatcccacgatgatccttgaagtCGTTGCTGACTACCGCTTGCGAATCTga